The Phycisphaeraceae bacterium genome has a window encoding:
- a CDS encoding ATP-binding protein: MAKQPWKAWHEVVRLREDLRSGDLPLHMFAADLYEVMMQNGKRPIYEKPEEFFALTFPTHNLRNLVKDVVLRLAGKNDKAVRQLELTYGGGKTHTLITMRHLVHDPARLPHLPAVREFMETIGQDLPRARVAALCFDKIDVETGCEVRSPDGAVRRLKHPWSILAYQVAGDDGLKLMSAKGVAEERETPPAENTLTDLLSLPSRQGMGTLVLLDEVLLYAKVKIRSEPGWIDILTSFFQYLTQAAAKVNRCCIVASLLSSDPKDQADDLGKRIVSDLYDIFQRQREEAVQPVEKDDVAEVLRRRLFDPVSGQDRDSWRQHVIAALKGITPLDEQTGKAGASAEERYLKSYPFHPELTEVFYTKWTTIDRFQKTRGVLRTFALALREAENWDDCPLVGPAVFLNSPKQGGLSEAARELVLIADTTVTDGQATRWTGIIQSELDVAKRVQADSVGLRVREVEQAVIATFLHSQPAGRSAKTRDLMLLVGPCRPDKIELEKGLARWARSSYWLDDGDLPEKDGQLPTEWRLGNRPNLTQMQAAAAAQISDDVVKAKMLEEIGRTKALTSGASAFGVRVHTLPTKPRDIEDDGLFHYAVLPPSAASDSGKPSAEAKRFLDETTGSDKPRVYRNAVLLLAPSREGLDVAHARVRDQLAWERVLDDLTPKNDEDRKQKGSVDVARLQTLKINIDKARARVPEAIRQAYCIVVTVSEKDEAQAFKVTVTDEPHFDTIKGDSRSRVQDTAITAEALLPDGPYNLWKGGETSRRVKDLAGAFAQLPHLPKMLKAQAIVETLVEGCVQGTFVLKLTRPDRTFRTWWRSRPDEAALNDPALELVLPEAAELGEISGELLARGTLPGLWASDEITAHDVLSYFDGSKVVQVDRGGFPEPMTVPKAAEVVVNAAICEAVELGKVWLISGPASLLGEPIPAGVLTPTARLRPPPATLSAASLLPENLPAAWQDGSASALALASALSQAAGVALPWKTIRDAISGALQARFVELTDDSNDWPCDLVAAKSIRLKVAAAQVPSGGGGGGGTGRRPPPPNVCVAEADFEPSQIQDLGDAVPRLLDIKARTNVSLRFHVRLEIGDGVTAPDPKVVEDVNRALEGLGGSFKVN; encoded by the coding sequence ATGGCAAAGCAACCCTGGAAGGCCTGGCACGAGGTGGTCCGACTGCGGGAGGACCTGCGGTCGGGCGACCTGCCCCTGCACATGTTCGCCGCGGACCTGTACGAGGTCATGATGCAGAACGGGAAGCGGCCGATCTACGAGAAGCCGGAGGAGTTCTTCGCGCTGACCTTCCCGACGCACAACCTGCGGAACCTGGTGAAGGACGTGGTGCTGCGGCTGGCGGGGAAGAACGACAAGGCGGTTCGCCAACTGGAACTGACCTACGGCGGCGGCAAGACGCACACGCTGATCACGATGCGGCACCTGGTGCACGACCCGGCCAGGTTGCCGCACCTGCCCGCGGTGCGGGAGTTCATGGAGACGATCGGGCAGGATCTGCCGCGGGCGCGGGTGGCGGCGCTGTGCTTCGACAAGATCGACGTGGAAACGGGGTGCGAGGTCCGATCTCCCGACGGCGCGGTGCGCCGCCTGAAGCACCCCTGGAGCATCCTGGCGTATCAGGTCGCGGGCGATGATGGGCTGAAGTTGATGAGCGCCAAGGGCGTCGCCGAGGAGCGGGAGACGCCGCCCGCCGAGAACACGCTGACCGACCTGCTGTCGTTGCCGTCCAGGCAGGGCATGGGGACGCTCGTGCTCCTCGACGAGGTGCTGCTGTACGCGAAGGTGAAGATCCGCTCGGAGCCGGGTTGGATCGACATCCTCACGTCGTTCTTCCAGTACCTGACGCAGGCGGCGGCGAAGGTGAACCGTTGCTGCATCGTGGCGTCACTGCTGTCGAGCGATCCGAAAGACCAGGCAGATGACCTGGGCAAGCGCATTGTGTCTGATCTGTACGACATTTTCCAGCGTCAGCGCGAGGAGGCCGTGCAGCCGGTGGAGAAGGACGACGTGGCCGAGGTGCTGCGCCGGCGGCTGTTCGACCCCGTATCGGGCCAGGACCGCGATAGTTGGCGGCAGCATGTCATCGCCGCGCTCAAGGGGATCACGCCGCTCGACGAGCAGACGGGGAAGGCCGGGGCGAGCGCGGAGGAGCGATACCTCAAGAGTTACCCCTTCCACCCCGAGTTGACCGAGGTCTTCTACACCAAGTGGACGACGATTGATCGGTTCCAGAAGACCCGCGGCGTGCTGCGCACGTTTGCGCTGGCGCTGCGCGAGGCCGAGAATTGGGACGATTGCCCGCTGGTGGGCCCGGCGGTGTTCCTGAACTCGCCGAAGCAGGGTGGGCTTTCTGAGGCAGCGCGAGAGCTCGTGCTGATTGCCGACACCACCGTCACGGATGGTCAGGCGACGAGGTGGACCGGCATCATCCAAAGCGAACTCGACGTTGCCAAGCGTGTGCAGGCGGACTCCGTCGGGCTGAGAGTCCGCGAGGTCGAGCAGGCGGTCATCGCGACGTTCCTCCATTCGCAGCCGGCCGGCCGGAGCGCGAAGACCCGGGACCTTATGCTCCTGGTCGGTCCATGCCGCCCCGACAAGATCGAGTTGGAGAAGGGGCTGGCCCGCTGGGCGCGGAGCAGTTACTGGCTCGATGATGGCGATCTGCCCGAGAAGGACGGGCAACTTCCGACCGAGTGGCGGCTCGGGAACCGCCCGAACTTGACTCAGATGCAGGCCGCGGCGGCGGCGCAGATCTCCGATGACGTCGTCAAGGCCAAGATGCTCGAGGAGATCGGACGAACCAAGGCGCTCACGAGTGGGGCCTCCGCGTTCGGCGTCCGCGTCCACACGCTTCCTACCAAGCCTCGCGACATCGAGGATGACGGCCTGTTCCACTACGCCGTGCTGCCGCCGAGCGCCGCGTCGGACTCGGGCAAGCCCAGCGCGGAGGCGAAGCGGTTCCTTGACGAGACGACCGGCAGCGACAAGCCGCGCGTGTACCGCAACGCTGTCCTGTTGCTGGCGCCTTCGCGCGAGGGGCTCGACGTGGCCCACGCGCGGGTCCGCGACCAGCTCGCATGGGAACGTGTCCTCGATGACCTGACACCGAAGAACGATGAGGATCGCAAGCAAAAGGGGTCTGTGGATGTGGCCCGCCTGCAGACGCTCAAGATCAACATCGACAAGGCTCGCGCCCGCGTGCCGGAGGCGATCCGCCAGGCGTACTGCATCGTCGTGACGGTCTCAGAGAAGGACGAGGCGCAGGCCTTCAAGGTCACGGTGACCGACGAGCCGCATTTCGACACCATCAAGGGCGATTCACGCTCCCGCGTTCAGGACACGGCGATCACCGCAGAAGCCTTGTTGCCCGACGGTCCGTACAACCTGTGGAAGGGTGGGGAGACGAGCCGGCGCGTGAAGGACCTGGCGGGCGCATTCGCCCAGTTGCCGCACCTGCCGAAGATGCTCAAGGCGCAGGCCATCGTCGAGACGCTGGTTGAGGGGTGCGTGCAGGGGACGTTCGTCCTGAAACTCACCCGGCCGGATCGCACGTTCCGGACCTGGTGGCGCAGCCGTCCGGACGAGGCCGCGCTGAACGACCCGGCACTCGAACTGGTCCTTCCCGAGGCGGCGGAACTTGGCGAGATTTCAGGCGAACTTTTAGCCCGGGGCACGCTGCCCGGTCTGTGGGCTTCGGATGAGATCACCGCTCACGATGTTCTTTCGTACTTCGACGGGTCCAAGGTCGTGCAGGTCGACCGCGGTGGCTTTCCCGAGCCGATGACGGTTCCGAAGGCGGCAGAGGTCGTCGTCAACGCCGCGATCTGCGAGGCTGTGGAACTTGGGAAGGTGTGGTTGATCTCCGGGCCGGCCAGCCTTCTGGGCGAGCCAATCCCCGCGGGTGTGTTGACGCCAACAGCGAGGCTCCGTCCCCCCCCCGCGACCCTGTCGGCGGCGTCGCTGCTCCCCGAGAATCTCCCCGCGGCCTGGCAGGATGGTTCGGCGTCCGCCCTGGCGCTCGCGAGTGCGCTCTCGCAGGCCGCTGGAGTCGCCTTGCCGTGGAAGACGATTCGAGACGCAATCTCCGGCGCACTCCAGGCTCGGTTCGTGGAACTGACGGACGATTCCAATGATTGGCCATGCGATCTTGTGGCCGCGAAGTCCATCCGGCTGAAGGTCGCAGCCGCCCAGGTGCCGTCGGGCGGGGGCGGAGGTGGCGGAACGGGTCGTCGCCCGCCGCCCCCGAACGTCTGCGTGGCTGAGGCGGACTTCGAACCTTCGCAAATCCAGGACCTTGGCGACGCGGTTCCTCGGCTCCTCGACATCAAGGCCAGAACCAATGTGTCGCTTCGATTCCACGTCCGCCTTGAGATCGGTGATGGTGTGACCGCACCCGATCCGAAGGTCGTGGAAGATGTGAATCGGGCTCTCGAAGGTCTGGGAGGCTCGTTCAAGGTGAACTGA
- a CDS encoding helix-turn-helix domain-containing protein, translated as MAKAKNGSADPVLSELVAIKRLLAFGLLRSGARQKQIAAALGVDQSQVSRMFPSGIGAVSRDAKKGA; from the coding sequence ATGGCGAAGGCAAAGAACGGCTCTGCCGATCCGGTTCTGTCTGAACTCGTGGCGATCAAACGCCTCCTCGCATTCGGCCTACTGAGGTCCGGTGCGCGTCAGAAGCAGATTGCCGCGGCGCTTGGCGTCGATCAAAGTCAGGTGAGTCGGATGTTCCCCAGTGGCATCGGTGCGGTTTCGCGCGATGCGAAGAAGGGGGCATAG
- a CDS encoding MarR family transcriptional regulator, protein MPDNSEALLRAVLSVTARQTFPPDKLAEIVLSKGAGTKQLSAFNLCDGTKAQGEIAKALKLDPGNFSKTVGRWIDSGIVFRLGEGRDAKLLHVYPLNGDATKKKGTSK, encoded by the coding sequence ATGCCAGACAACAGCGAAGCCCTCCTCCGTGCCGTCCTGTCCGTCACCGCCCGCCAGACGTTTCCACCCGACAAACTGGCGGAGATCGTGCTCTCCAAGGGAGCCGGTACGAAACAACTCTCCGCGTTCAACTTGTGCGATGGTACGAAGGCACAAGGCGAGATTGCTAAGGCACTGAAACTTGACCCCGGCAACTTCAGCAAGACGGTCGGGCGGTGGATCGACTCCGGCATCGTCTTTCGGTTGGGCGAAGGGCGAGACGCCAAGTTGCTCCACGTTTACCCCCTCAATGGCGATGCCACGAAGAAGAAGGGAACCAGCAAGTGA
- a CDS encoding ParB N-terminal domain-containing protein, with protein MNIEMLPIDAVKEYDRNPRTISDAAIDAVAKSIQAFGFKIPILIDGDGVIIAGHTRLRAARKLGLKEVPTIRASDLTPDQVKALRIADNKVASLTAWDMELLPIELADLKGVDFDLAVLGFSAEDLAAIMAPAGNEGLTDPDEVPAPPDAATTVPGDIWVLGNHRLMCGDSSKPADLDRLLDGQPVHLVNTDPPYNVKVEPRSNNAIVAGLSSFALPGKADQHDQQSADLNRYPEKSRATHKKLRAKDRPLANDFVSDDEFDRLLAAWFGNITRVLIPGGTFYIWGGYANCGNYPPVLKRCELYFAQAIIWIKEHPVLTRKDFMGNHEWCFYGWKEGAAHRFFGPNNVPDTWSIKKVNPQSM; from the coding sequence GTGAACATCGAGATGCTCCCCATCGACGCGGTCAAGGAGTACGACCGCAACCCCCGCACCATCAGCGACGCCGCGATCGATGCGGTCGCCAAGTCGATCCAGGCGTTCGGGTTCAAGATCCCGATCCTGATCGACGGCGACGGCGTCATCATCGCCGGGCACACGCGGCTCCGCGCCGCGCGGAAGCTCGGGCTGAAGGAAGTGCCGACGATTCGCGCGTCGGACCTGACGCCTGACCAGGTCAAGGCGCTCCGCATCGCCGACAACAAGGTCGCGTCGCTCACCGCGTGGGACATGGAACTCCTGCCCATCGAGCTCGCCGACCTCAAGGGCGTGGATTTCGACCTGGCGGTGCTCGGCTTCAGCGCCGAGGACCTCGCGGCGATCATGGCCCCCGCGGGCAACGAAGGCCTCACCGACCCCGACGAGGTGCCGGCACCGCCCGACGCGGCGACGACGGTGCCGGGCGACATCTGGGTGCTGGGCAACCACCGGCTCATGTGCGGTGACAGCAGCAAGCCCGCGGACTTGGACCGGCTGCTCGACGGCCAGCCGGTCCACCTCGTGAACACGGACCCGCCGTACAACGTGAAGGTCGAGCCCCGCTCGAACAACGCGATCGTCGCCGGCCTGAGTTCGTTCGCGCTCCCCGGCAAGGCCGACCAGCACGACCAGCAGAGCGCCGACCTCAACCGCTACCCCGAGAAGAGCCGCGCGACGCACAAGAAGCTCCGCGCCAAGGACCGGCCGTTGGCCAACGACTTCGTGTCGGACGACGAGTTCGACCGGCTGCTCGCCGCGTGGTTCGGGAACATCACCCGCGTGCTGATCCCCGGCGGCACGTTCTACATCTGGGGCGGGTACGCCAACTGCGGGAACTACCCGCCCGTGCTCAAGCGCTGCGAGCTCTACTTCGCGCAGGCGATCATCTGGATCAAGGAGCACCCCGTCCTCACGCGCAAGGACTTCATGGGCAACCACGAGTGGTGCTTCTACGGCTGGAAGGAAGGCGCGGCCCACCGCTTCTTCGGACCCAACAACGTGCCGGACACCTGGAGCATCAAGAAGGTGAACCCGCAGAGCATGTGA
- a CDS encoding tetratricopeptide repeat protein, whose protein sequence is MRDMIHRVESIVLEALAQPPDGRETFLERACGHDEALRLDVESLLVFEEQATDFLESPALDWSAAMEATESPEASAIDDADVGRLIGPYRLDARIGAGGMGNVYRARRVDGHFDQVVAVKLIRRGLDTEDVLSRFRTERQVLASLQHPNIARLLDGGSTDDGRPYLVMEYVEGEEIHSWCDARRLTIDARIDLVRRACAAVQEAHRRLIVHRDLKPSNILVTADGEPKLLDFGVARMLMPEPGDQARPDVTDHASRRLTIAYASPELIAGEPTTTSTDVYSLGVILFELLTGARPRDVATEEPRIALEALERDGALMKTCLARGSTPTVLRRALAGDLATIVQTALRADPSRRYGSVEQFAEDLRRYQSLLPIAARPESLRYRAAMFVRRHAGAVAGATAASIGLITAVAAIVAFSVRAESARVEAETQRAVADEVNRFLGDMLAAPEPSRLGPDVTVRQVADAAAERLERREWQFTHPQVETGVRAALGRTYLALGLFDEAEPHLSAVLASRRAEAVDADGSSLGLAAAVHQFAMLRLGQARYEESLALFEEALRLRDEIPRGQSPTRAEMLTNLGHLLSRRGEFDAAEARLREAAVLAKRDGGSDHPLVTAVLNQLGAIRHSRGDLEGAEAILRRSLQAARAARGDRHHDVVQALSSLGLVVRDRGALDEAQLLLSEAVSMSRAVHGAQHPTLAVTLSNLAVLHQRAGRMDDAEPLLREALAIRELRLNENHPDTAATINSLAAIQRSRGAFPEAAALYARALAILRRTFTRDHPDIATVLNNLAAVQYSMNDLDGAEQSFREVVAMRRTLLPPDHPDLAIALNNLAVTLIERGATAEAVTCLREAEAIQRVKLPAGHPLLAGTLVSLGAALVDQSLFAEAETVLAEGLAARRAATTPNNGQIGAAEILLGLAKQGQGRFDEGATFVRSGVDHLRAGAPPRQQRIAFERLVRFSQLFGLENDAAEYRSHLDRVRQ, encoded by the coding sequence ATGCGTGACATGATCCACCGCGTCGAGTCGATCGTCCTGGAGGCGCTGGCCCAGCCACCCGATGGCCGCGAGACCTTTCTGGAACGCGCCTGTGGACATGATGAAGCGCTGCGACTCGACGTGGAATCGCTGCTGGTCTTTGAAGAGCAGGCCACCGACTTTCTGGAGTCGCCGGCCTTGGACTGGTCGGCCGCGATGGAGGCGACGGAATCGCCCGAAGCATCCGCCATCGACGACGCGGACGTGGGGCGCCTCATCGGGCCGTACCGTCTCGACGCCCGCATCGGCGCGGGAGGGATGGGAAACGTCTATCGAGCCCGCCGCGTGGACGGGCACTTCGATCAAGTCGTCGCCGTCAAACTGATTCGGCGCGGCCTCGATACGGAGGATGTGCTCAGTCGATTCCGCACCGAACGCCAGGTGCTGGCGTCGCTGCAGCACCCCAACATTGCGCGGTTGCTGGATGGAGGTTCCACCGATGATGGTCGTCCGTACCTGGTGATGGAGTACGTCGAGGGCGAGGAGATTCACTCGTGGTGTGACGCCCGTCGGTTGACCATCGATGCTCGCATCGACCTTGTGCGCCGCGCCTGCGCCGCTGTTCAGGAGGCCCACCGACGCCTGATCGTGCATCGCGATCTCAAGCCGTCCAACATCCTCGTCACGGCCGACGGCGAGCCGAAGTTGCTCGATTTCGGAGTTGCCCGCATGCTCATGCCTGAGCCGGGCGATCAGGCGCGCCCCGATGTGACCGACCACGCCTCCCGTCGGCTCACGATCGCCTATGCCAGCCCCGAACTCATTGCGGGCGAGCCGACCACCACATCGACCGACGTCTACTCGCTGGGCGTGATCCTGTTCGAGTTGCTGACCGGCGCGCGTCCGCGCGACGTGGCGACGGAGGAGCCGCGAATCGCGCTCGAAGCGCTGGAGCGCGACGGCGCGCTGATGAAGACGTGTCTGGCCCGCGGCAGCACGCCGACCGTGCTTCGCCGCGCGCTGGCTGGCGACCTGGCCACGATCGTGCAGACCGCGCTGCGCGCCGATCCGTCGCGGCGTTACGGATCGGTCGAGCAGTTTGCCGAGGATCTGCGGCGGTACCAGTCGCTCCTGCCTATCGCGGCCCGCCCTGAGTCGCTTCGGTACCGGGCGGCGATGTTTGTGCGGCGCCATGCCGGCGCGGTGGCGGGCGCGACGGCCGCCTCCATCGGCCTCATCACCGCCGTCGCTGCCATCGTGGCGTTCTCCGTCCGCGCCGAGTCGGCGCGGGTCGAAGCCGAGACCCAGCGCGCCGTCGCCGACGAGGTCAACCGCTTTCTCGGCGACATGCTCGCCGCGCCGGAGCCGTCGCGCCTGGGCCCGGATGTGACCGTCCGACAGGTCGCAGATGCAGCGGCGGAACGCCTTGAACGTCGGGAGTGGCAGTTCACGCATCCGCAGGTGGAGACAGGGGTTCGCGCCGCACTCGGCCGCACCTACCTGGCGCTGGGATTGTTCGACGAGGCGGAGCCGCACCTCTCGGCCGTGCTTGCCAGCCGCCGAGCTGAGGCCGTCGATGCCGACGGGTCTTCGCTCGGCCTGGCGGCTGCCGTGCATCAGTTCGCCATGCTCCGGCTCGGTCAGGCGCGGTATGAAGAGAGTCTCGCGCTCTTCGAGGAAGCGCTTCGCCTGCGCGACGAGATTCCGCGGGGGCAGTCGCCCACACGCGCTGAAATGCTGACCAACCTCGGTCATCTGTTGTCGCGTCGAGGAGAGTTCGATGCCGCTGAAGCACGCTTGCGCGAGGCGGCGGTGCTGGCCAAACGCGATGGCGGATCGGATCACCCGCTTGTCACCGCTGTGCTGAATCAGCTGGGCGCCATCAGGCACTCACGCGGCGATTTGGAGGGGGCCGAGGCGATCCTGCGCCGATCCCTTCAGGCCGCGCGGGCGGCGCGGGGTGACAGGCATCACGACGTTGTGCAGGCCCTGAGCAGTCTCGGCCTGGTGGTGCGCGACCGCGGGGCGCTCGACGAGGCCCAGTTGCTGCTTTCCGAGGCCGTGAGTATGTCACGTGCGGTGCATGGAGCGCAGCATCCCACGCTGGCGGTCACGCTCAGCAATCTCGCCGTCCTTCACCAGCGCGCTGGCCGGATGGACGACGCCGAGCCATTGCTGCGCGAGGCGCTGGCGATCCGCGAGTTGCGCCTGAATGAGAACCACCCTGACACCGCCGCCACCATCAACTCTCTCGCGGCGATCCAGCGGTCGCGCGGCGCGTTCCCTGAGGCCGCTGCGCTGTACGCACGAGCCCTGGCGATCCTGAGGCGGACCTTCACCCGCGACCACCCCGATATCGCCACGGTGTTGAACAACCTGGCCGCCGTTCAGTATTCGATGAACGACCTCGATGGGGCTGAGCAGTCCTTCCGCGAAGTCGTGGCCATGCGCCGCACGTTGCTGCCGCCTGACCATCCGGACCTGGCCATCGCGCTGAACAACCTGGCGGTCACGCTGATCGAGCGCGGTGCGACGGCGGAGGCGGTGACCTGTCTCCGGGAGGCCGAGGCGATCCAGCGGGTCAAACTTCCCGCCGGGCATCCTCTTCTGGCCGGAACCCTCGTGAGTCTTGGGGCCGCGCTGGTCGATCAGTCGCTCTTTGCCGAGGCGGAAACGGTGCTCGCCGAGGGACTGGCCGCGCGGCGGGCCGCGACAACCCCGAACAATGGACAGATCGGCGCGGCGGAGATCCTCCTCGGACTGGCCAAGCAGGGGCAGGGGCGGTTCGACGAAGGCGCCACGTTCGTTCGATCCGGCGTTGACCACCTTCGGGCGGGGGCCCCGCCTCGACAGCAGCGTATCGCGTTCGAGCGCCTCGTCCGGTTCAGTCAGTTGTTCGGACTTGAGAACGATGCCGCGGAGTATCGCTCCCATCTCGACCGAGTGAGGCAATAG
- a CDS encoding sigma-70 family RNA polymerase sigma factor: MAIPWSRIAGSREPARPACSATRRRRLAHPIRNDRDYFVTHGPDDITTLLRQATAGDDHAFERLLPLVYDELRRLAASQLRRERKDHTLQPTALVNEAYLKLIDQTQIQWESRGHFLAIAATAMRRILVDHARGKSRIKRAAPGERVAFLDDLVVRDESDTDLVALDEALTKLGAIDPRKVKVIEMRYFAGLTIEETAAALGIAPATVKRDWEFARLWLLREMTGGKPPYA, from the coding sequence ATGGCCATACCATGGTCCCGTATCGCGGGCTCGCGAGAACCGGCCCGTCCCGCATGTTCCGCGACACGCCGGCGGCGATTGGCTCATCCGATTCGCAACGATCGGGATTACTTCGTGACCCACGGCCCCGATGACATCACGACCCTGCTGCGGCAGGCGACGGCGGGCGATGACCACGCCTTCGAGCGATTGCTGCCGCTTGTCTATGACGAGCTGCGTCGTCTCGCGGCATCTCAGCTGAGACGGGAACGAAAGGACCACACTCTTCAGCCGACCGCCCTGGTGAACGAGGCCTATCTGAAACTGATCGATCAGACGCAGATCCAATGGGAATCGCGCGGCCACTTCCTCGCCATCGCCGCAACGGCGATGCGGCGGATCCTGGTGGATCACGCCCGCGGAAAATCACGAATCAAAAGAGCCGCGCCGGGCGAGCGTGTCGCGTTTCTGGATGACCTCGTCGTGCGCGACGAGTCAGATACCGACCTTGTCGCGCTGGATGAGGCGCTCACAAAGCTCGGCGCCATCGACCCTCGAAAGGTCAAGGTCATTGAAATGCGATACTTCGCCGGACTGACGATCGAGGAGACCGCCGCGGCGCTGGGCATCGCGCCCGCGACGGTGAAGCGAGACTGGGAGTTTGCGCGGCTCTGGCTGCTGCGCGAGATGACCGGGGGCAAGCCGCCTTATGCGTGA